TATGATAAAGCCAAATAATGGAGTCGACACTTTTGGTGGATAAGATCGATCAATTTCCATCCTTTTTTCAGCCTTAAAATgatcacaaattctttaaaaagaaaaaatattaaattcacTTATTTATTACTGTATTGAATTTTACTGGTTGAACCATTCggttaaaatttcattttaaaaaactGGATCAAACATCATTGCTCTTCCTTCTTCGTTTTCCACTTcctctttctttcatcttttccctcATGTCCACCATCACCACCACTTCCTTCTCCTCCATCAgcctccttcttttttttttccgacACAAGAGGGCCATGGTTTCTCggaataataaatttaactagaGGTTTTGTCCTCAGCTCCTCTCTTGATGATGTTTTCTCAAGTCTATAAGGACTTATGTTTCTCATACCATTGATGACTTAAGTTTTTTCGAGACCATGGTGACTCAGTCGACTCTTTTTTGTTTATGTCTAATCTAAAAGATTTTAACAATTTACGAAGAGTGGGATAAGATTACCAGAGTCAAATCTATAGTACCAATTCATATGATCTGTTGTAATGAGAGAGCGCTTAATGGCTTTTGATGGCAGCAATTCAATAACAACAGGGATCCACCATCCACCAATCAAAGCAAAAGCTAAAAAAATGACCAAGTTCAAAAGTGGAACTGGGAATCTCATGTTTGCCTCTTTTTTGGTTTACCTTTTTTGCATCAATCAATCAATAACTTTTCCATGACTGCATTTATCCAACAGTTTCTCAGCATCACATCTAAAAGTAGTCCATTCATCCATTAAAGAACAGAGACAAAAGAACAAAAACACAGGACACAATATATTCCAAGCTGCAAAAGATAACAAATCATCACAATTATTCACTTGGTGATTTACATGTTCATTCTGGGTTTTCATCATTTAATCCATAGATACCATTTTTTCACCatgatttcatcattttaaattcATAAATAAGCGAGAAATTGAAGCTAAATACTCACAGTTTTTTACACTGAAAACACCTTGACTTCACATTTTGGTGAAATGCACTGTAAAAGTAGCCTTGCAGTGTGTTCTTGTTTGATAACGGCGTCGGATTTTTCCACCAAAACTGCTCTGACGATCCTCTCGTACCCTCCGCCGCCGCCGGTGGCGACATAAGCGACGATTGCCGCCTGAACTGGCGGTAGACTCGGGTTGTAAGCGGCGGATTCCATGTAAGACCCTTTGTATATCTTCCCTTCAACGTCTATCAACGCCACTCCGGATGGACACCCGCTATAAGGTGCGTACGACATGTTCGCCGCATCGAGAGCCGCGTGTTTTAACTCGTCGTACTCGCCGCCGTCGGAGGTAAACGACAAGCCATTCCGGCGAGGGTCGAGGAGGAGAGGAGCATCTTTTCCTAGCAAATCATCGGGGCCGAACCTGTGAGGTAAAAAATGAGACAAAGGGGTAAATTCTTGGTCTTTATCATTACAAGTGTTGCttattttgttttccttttcatCATCGGAGGAAGTTATGAGCATCTTGACGTCGGGAGCACCGCGGAGCTCTTGGAAAAACTGGCGGCAATGACCACAAGGAGCGGCGGAGACGGCGAAGTATTTAAGACGCGGCTCCGCATTGAGGGAAAGGTTGGTGATAAGGAACTGCTCAGCGTGGACCGAATGGTTGAGGGGCAGACCCGGGAATTCTAAATTGGCTCCGAAAAAGATCCGACCGGATGACCCGATCCCGACTGCCCCAACTTGGTACTTCGAGATCGGCGGGCGGGCAACGGACTGGGCTGATTTGACCAAAGAAGGAAGGAGTTGGAGCACCGTCTTGCCTGATTGTTTGGCCATTTGCTCGGCTTCGACGGCGTCGATTACGAATCTGGGTCGATCCATATTTGAGAGATTGGGTTACAAGTTGACACGATCGGAGACAGTGGGCTGAGTTTTGAATCACGGCGGCGATTTTTTCCTGAAAATTAGGACGGAAGTAGCGAGGGGAGGCTCGAAAAGGAGCGAAGCGAGTGGCTATTATTTATAACGGCATTTGGATATCAGAGCAGcaattaagtactttttattttattaaatatctaaTTATACTATTATTTGTTTACTCTTGAGGAAGTCGTAGAATTCGATCCGAAAAAAATTCGAGCTGGAatctatttaaatttaatttaattaaagagttaaaagtttaaatttaaaaaaatgaataaaaataccaCCAAATAACTGCGACATGTTTATTtaacatttaaataaaaataaacattagATCATTTGTTTTTGAATCATttgattatgttatttttatttataatttattatgcttttagatttttaaatcatttttataatttttatctaaaattttaaataacaattttattttaaaattttagaattagaactaaaataataatttttataaatattaaaagttaaatttattaaatttttagatttaaaatcaaattaataaaatatataaatattgaagagctaaatttattaatatatcaataaaaatactCATTTTAACTTTCTATCACTCATAATTAgagaataattaaaatattttatttcaaaaagttgaataactaaataaataataataattggatgattaaaataaaactaaatacaTAGTTAAGTAACTATTATAGTTATCCATCTAAAACattagaaaataaattaatattcacGATTAAAGGTGTTCAtagattgaattttaaatttgaaaatatctaattttttattttaaattcaaattgaatcaaatttaaaattttataaatttatataaaataaaatatttttattaaataataaaattttaatcaaatcaatCATTTGAATtgtaaattcaaaatatattaaaaGTTTGGTTCATATAAAACCAGCCTATTAGAACAAAGCAAGTAGCTCAGTCCTTGAATAAGCATGTAACTTTCTCTCTTTTTGGCCTTTTACATCCAAATTATTGAGGTGAagtcaatttcaaacatttttaaGATGCAAACAAACAAAAGTATCATACtgcatgataataaaataataattaaaattaatctagTCATAATGTTGGATAGCAGACAAGATTAGTAGAAATTCCATGATTTTTCTTCCCTCTTCATGAATCATGGGGGGCAGCTAtggttttttaataatttatttttgtgtgtAAATGAGATACAAGGACTtgtattttactttttatttatttataattttggcTCAATTATTACTGATCTAAAATCGAGTATTTTATTATCATATTTGAGGATTTCAtgatcataattatttttattcttaataTGAACTCAAATTGAAAAGTATAATTATTAATACAATCACAAATAATACATATATGAACAATTATAACtagaataaaattaatataaaatataattaattttaatttaaataaaacttatttataattaacttaaatttaaaataattatgtaTGATGAGACTCAACCTTAAATTATCGAGCAGAAATTAATAgacaatttttaaaagtttattaaTACACCAATTTTATTAGGAACTAGTGGACCTTTTCTATGGGGCATGTCTACACTTAGTTTGCATGATTGATAACGGAAATGAGATGATCTCTTGAAAGTGAAGGGATTCATTTGAATTTGATAAAAAGATTGATATATCATTAATTTAAATTGGGTTAAAACGTCATTTGGTCGTAGATTTTATTgtctatattaattttaaaatttgacttttttttcttttaatttagtcattaaacTTGAATCCCATTAAGGTAGAGCGAcgtgaaattatgaaattgtgTCACTTCttcacttaaaatttaaaataaatataatctaaaaaatatttaaaatatttaaattcctCAAACTGCCACACTACCATACCTTAACCAAAACCAAGtcaaaaattaattgaaaaaagTTGCAAAATTCCAAAACTAATACAGACAAAAAAAAGTTTAAAGACTAATAtaaaaaaattccaaatataatgactaaatgttattttattccatttgaattttaaaaaataaatcatatttaaaCCTTTTAAATATCTAACAGACGTATTAAATCTTGACTAAATTCAGAACCAAATAAAATTAGATCCTCAACTTTTCTTCTCAATAATATATTCTCCTAAAATCATTACTTAAATGTCATCAAACGTCTTACATATTGATTGAATAAAATAACTAATTTCATGTTAATGTTATTGgatttcattatattatttacataattaaatatattatttagtatttaacagatatttgtatattttaatatattttttgacTTCTGTTCTAATAGATTCACACTTTCTCTAGAATGGGtgaagttagaaaatttttagaggaattaaaattaaattgtaatttttatgatagtaaaaatataattttatcattttaatagcttatattttataattttaaataattaaattaaatttttatatttttaagaagtaaaagtataattttatttttattaatttaaaatttaaagaaaaacctaaataaattttttttattttaagtagCCCGAACCTTGTCAGCACCCGTAGCTACGTAACAGTTCctagaaaattctttaatcgTATACATAGTTGATGCAAGCTTGCAAACTGTTGTTTATTATACATTGAACACATATTTTTCGTTTTGACACAAAAAATTGAATCTTTGGCGAAGTTACCTCATAGTTTCGTGGTGGCCCCATCATCTTCACCTAACAAATTAAGACCTTAGTTTAGTTGCTTGTGTAGTTGTGTAAATTTTGgcttattaagtaattttcataataatttatttaacctttttaactttataaaaaattattttatttttattttaaattttcgtCTTTTTAATCTTTAAACCTATACTATTTATCAAATCACtctcaaaattaataaaaaaattcacatgagtatttgaaaaaaattgaGTTGAGGGTATCAGATAACCACTTTTTTGAATCGTGTAAAATATACTAATATGATACGGGTGAAAAAAATACAAGGGTGTCGGCTATTAAAGTCTCCCAGCCCtaaaaaatacttttttttaaCACTTGAGAAAATTAACAAGTGGTGATTGTCACAAAAATCTAAGTGATGTGAGCTATTTAAGTCTCCTACCCTAATTTACtgtttattttaagttatttaagtaattgtttttaaattttaatcatttatataattattttttttagtatttttgccAGATATCCACAAATTTGATAAAAGTGTGACATTTCTATATGTCACGGGTACGTGGTCAAGGTTACAAGCGAAGATCTCCACTAGCGCCCATGATAAAAAAACTGGACATGGTTAATTGCGTTGGATACTCATCGAATCTTTGTCATCGGATTTTGATGTTTAAATCAT
Above is a genomic segment from Gossypium arboreum isolate Shixiya-1 chromosome 8, ASM2569848v2, whole genome shotgun sequence containing:
- the LOC108467463 gene encoding cytidine deaminase 1-like; translated protein: MDRPRFVIDAVEAEQMAKQSGKTVLQLLPSLVKSAQSVARPPISKYQVGAVGIGSSGRIFFGANLEFPGLPLNHSVHAEQFLITNLSLNAEPRLKYFAVSAAPCGHCRQFFQELRGAPDVKMLITSSDDEKENKISNTCNDKDQEFTPLSHFLPHRFGPDDLLGKDAPLLLDPRRNGLSFTSDGGEYDELKHAALDAANMSYAPYSGCPSGVALIDVEGKIYKGSYMESAAYNPSLPPVQAAIVAYVATGGGGGYERIVRAVLVEKSDAVIKQEHTARLLLQCISPKCEVKVFSV